One region of gamma proteobacterium HIMB55 genomic DNA includes:
- a CDS encoding Na+/H+ antiporter (PFAM: Na+/H+ antiporter family), whose translation MEYGIVSLLPTALVLALAIKTRRTLESVIAGAIFAFLIMDGVGFVATLAEVSLSVLRDEDIAWIILVCALYGVFIALLVRSGGSMAFGRLLLARLQNKRQSLLTTWVLGLVIFLDDYLNSLTVGATMKAVTDRFKTSRAMLAYVVDSTAAPLCLLIPISSWGAYFAGLLEKNAVAADGQGLSLFIESIPYMFYPIIAVLVVPLVVMGIIPRLGAMAKAEALAEETGELGISEDPSNEMEFGSGGAGTFFIPIAALLYFTIFPVLSLSPSVDLLRGVIAGIIVTVAYYASLRIMPLSELFDTCTNGIKIMVPVLAMLLALFVFVEANDRIGLTDYVIQAVKPYMTATWLPVIIFITMSAVSFATGSNWGVIAIAMPVAFPLAEAYGVSVPLVIGALLSASGFGSHACFYSDSTVLSAQGAGCDTYQHAITQLPYAILSACIAAICFFVAPEVVELLGAFAEWLN comes from the coding sequence ATGGAATACGGAATTGTCAGCTTGCTGCCAACAGCGCTGGTCTTAGCACTGGCTATCAAAACAAGGCGAACGCTGGAGTCTGTTATTGCCGGTGCCATTTTCGCCTTTCTCATCATGGACGGTGTTGGTTTTGTTGCGACTCTTGCTGAAGTTTCCCTATCCGTTCTCCGCGATGAAGACATCGCTTGGATTATTTTGGTGTGTGCCCTCTATGGCGTTTTCATTGCGCTTCTTGTGCGTAGCGGTGGCTCGATGGCCTTTGGCCGGCTATTGCTCGCTCGTCTTCAAAATAAGCGGCAGAGCCTGCTGACAACTTGGGTGCTGGGTCTGGTGATCTTTCTGGACGATTACCTCAACTCCCTGACCGTTGGTGCAACCATGAAAGCGGTAACCGACCGTTTCAAAACTTCTCGCGCCATGCTTGCCTACGTTGTTGATTCAACAGCGGCACCGTTGTGTCTCCTGATACCCATATCTAGCTGGGGCGCCTACTTTGCAGGCCTTCTGGAGAAAAATGCTGTTGCCGCTGATGGACAAGGCTTGTCTCTCTTTATCGAGTCGATTCCCTATATGTTTTACCCAATCATCGCAGTGCTTGTGGTGCCGCTGGTCGTAATGGGTATCATCCCTCGGCTTGGCGCTATGGCTAAAGCTGAAGCGCTCGCCGAGGAAACGGGCGAGTTGGGTATCTCAGAAGATCCATCGAATGAAATGGAATTTGGTTCGGGGGGAGCGGGGACGTTCTTCATTCCCATTGCAGCGCTTCTCTACTTCACGATCTTTCCTGTCTTGTCGCTCTCGCCCAGTGTCGACTTACTGCGCGGTGTCATCGCTGGAATCATCGTCACGGTGGCCTACTACGCGTCCTTAAGAATCATGCCTCTTTCTGAGCTTTTCGATACCTGTACGAACGGCATCAAAATCATGGTGCCCGTGCTAGCTATGTTGCTCGCGCTTTTTGTCTTCGTCGAAGCAAACGACCGGATTGGACTTACAGACTATGTCATTCAAGCGGTGAAGCCTTACATGACGGCAACATGGCTACCGGTAATCATCTTTATCACCATGTCTGCCGTGTCTTTCGCAACGGGATCAAACTGGGGTGTCATCGCGATCGCCATGCCCGTTGCTTTCCCTTTGGCTGAGGCCTACGGTGTGAGTGTTCCACTAGTGATCGGTGCCTTGTTATCGGCCAGCGGCTTCGGCAGTCACGCTTGCTTCTACTCGGACTCGACGGTGCTGTCAGCGCAAGGCGCAGGTTGCGACACCTATCAACACGCGATTACCCAGCTTCCTTACGCGATTTTGTCTGCATGTATTGCGGCAATCTGCTTTTTTGTTGCGCCAGAGGTCGTTGAGCTTTTAGGTGCTTTTGCAGAGTGGCTTAATTAG